Below is a genomic region from Streptosporangiales bacterium.
CCGAGCAGCTCGACGAGCTCGACCCTGGCCCGCAGGTCGGGCGCGGACGCCGCCGCCCCGACCAGCACGTCCTCGGGACGCACGCCGACGGTCACGGGTCCCGACGGGACGCCGGCCCGTTCGATCCGCGCGGCGCCGACGTGGACGGTGCCGTCGCCGGCGTCGGCCTTGACGAGGTTCATCCGCGGGCTGCCGACGAACCCGGCGACGAAGACGTCGACCGGACGCGCGTAGAGGTCGGCGGGTGCGCCGCGCTGGGCGACCTCGCCGTCGCGCAGCACGACCATCTCGTCCGAGAGCGTCATGGCCTCCTCCTGGTCGTGCGTGACGTAGAGGGCGGTGGTGCCCAGCTCGCGCTGCAGGCGCGCGAGCTCGGTCCGCATCTCGACTCGCAGTTTGGCGTCGAGGTTCGACAGCGGTTCGTCGAACAGGAAGACGTGAGGTTGCCGGACGATGGCGCGTCCGATCGCCACCCGCTGCTGCTGACCGCCGGACAGTGCCCTGGGCTTGCGCCCGAGCAGCGCCTCGATGCCCAGGCTGCGCGCGGCGTCACCGACCCGGCGGTCGACCTCGGTGCGGCTCAGCGCGCGGGCACGCAGCGGGAAGGCGATGTTCTCGCGGACGGTGAGGTGCGGGTAGAGCGCGTAGTTCTGGAACACCATCGCGACGTCGCGGTCCTTCGGCTCCAGCCTCGTCACGTCGGTGGGCCCGATCCAGACGCGACCCGAGGTCACGGGCTCCAGGCCGGCGACCATGCGCAGCGTCGACGTCTTGCCGCAGCCGGACGGCCCGACGAGCACGGTGAACCGCCCGTCGTCGATGTCGAGGTCGAGATCGCGGACGGCCTCGACGTCGCCGTAGCGCTTGGTCACCTTCTCCAGGGTCACGGTCGCCATGCCTGCCTCCTTCAGTACTTGACCGCGCCGCCGCTGATGCCGCGGACCAGCCGGCGCTGGACGAGCGCGCTCACGACGAGGACCGGCACGACCGACACGATGATCGCCCCGCACATGGCGCCGAGCTCGACGCCGCGGAACGTGTTGAACCCCGCGATGCTGACCGGCAGCGTCGCCGCGTTGCCCGGCGCGAGGATGAGGGCGTAGAAGAGGTCGTTCCAGCTCAGCACGAAGCCGAAGATGCCGGCCGCGCCGACGCCGGGCAGCACCTGCGGCAGCACGACCTTGCGGAACGCGGCGAACCTGCCGTACCCGTCGACGAGCGCCTGCTCCTCCAGCTCCTTCGGCACCGCGTCGAAGAAGCCGATGAGGAACCACGTGACGACCGGCAGCACGAAGCTCAGGTGTGCCGCCATGACCGCGACCAGCGTGTCATTGAGCCGCAGCGTGTAGGCGAACGCGAGGAACGGGAACGCGAGCACCGCGGGCGGCAGCACCTGCGCGGCGAGGATGCCGAACCGTGACAGCCGGCCGCCCGCCTTGTAGCGCGAGATCGCGTACGCGCCCATCGTGCCGACGAGTAGCGACAGCGCAACCGTGACGAGCCCGACCTCGAGGCTGCGAAGCGCCGCGCCAAGCACGCCCTGCGAGAGCACGGCGCGCCAGTTGTCGAGCGTCGGCGCGAACGTCACGGCCGTCGGGTCGTTGAGAGCGTCGGACGTCTTGAGGCTGCCGAGCGCGAGCCAGGCGAACGGCAGCGCCACCACGAGCACGGCGAGGACGAGGAACGCCACCCGCACGATGCTGCCGGCCGGCGATCGACGGGTCATGCGGCACGCTGCCGGTCGATGCGCAGGAACAGGACGATCACTGCGACGAGCACGACGGCGAGGACGAGGTAGCCCATCGCCGACGCCTCGCCCATCCGGAAGAACTGGATGCCGGTCTGGTACACGTAGTACTGGAGCGTCTGCGTCTCCGTGCCCGGCCCGCCGCGCGTCGTCGCGTATACGTACTCGAACACCTTCAGCGCGTCGAGTCCGCGGATCAGCACGGCGACCGCGACAACCGGACGCAGCATCGGCAGCGTGACCCGGCGGAACGTGTACCAGGCGGACGCCCCGTCGACGCGCGCCGCCTCGAACGGCGCGCTCGGCAGGCTCTCCAGACCCGCGAGCAGCAGCAGGACCATGAACGGCGTCCACTGCCAGGCGTCGATGAGCGCGATGGTGAGCAGCGCCTTGCCCGAGCCGAAGAAGTCGTACGAGACGCCGAGCGAGCCGAGTACCGCGGGAACCACGCCGAGCTGCGAGTTGAGCAGGAAGCGGAAGAGCAGCCCGACGGCGATCGGCGTCACGAACATCGGTGCGAGCAGCAGCCCGCGGGTGAGGTTCCGCAGCCGGCGCTGCCGCTGGAGCGCGAGCGCGAGGGCGAGACCGACGACGAGCTCGACCGTCACGGCGACGAGCACGAACACCGCCGTGTTGCCGAACGCGCCCCAGAACCCTTGGTCGGTAAGGGCGTCGACGTACTGGCGACCGCCGACGACCGAGAGGTTCGCGCGGTCGGTGATCTTGTAGTCGGTCAGGCTCAGGTAGAAGCTGTTGACCAGCGGATAGCCGACGACGGCGAGGAAGAGCGCGACCAGCGGCAGCAACATCCGGTACCGGAAACTCACTGCCACGCCTCCGTGGCAGAGTAGGGACAGTCGCCGGTCCGGACTGTGCGCCGGGGGGTCGCTAGCTCGGACCGGCGGCCCTTTCTCTCGTCGGCTGCCCAGGTCATTCGTCCCGGATCTTCTTCGCCTCGTCGTCGGCGGCCTTCAGCGCCGCGGCCGGGCTCTTCTTGCCGGCGACGGCCGAGTTGAGCTCGGTGCCGACCGCCTGGATCATCTCCTCGCCGTTGGCGCCCTCGGACAGCGGCGACGAGTTCTCGAGCAGCTCGCGCACCGTGTCGTAGTACTCCGCGCCGCCCTGCTCGCGCACCTCGGCGTCGGACAGGACGCTGGTACGGACCGGTGCGCCACCGGCGAGCACGCGCTGCTTCTCGCCCTGCTTCGACGTCAGCCACGACACGAACGCCCACGATGCGTCCGACGTGGCGGAGTTCGCCGGGATCGACCACGACCAGGAGCCGAGCACCTGGTGCCCGCCGGGGAACGGCGCGAGACCGAACTCGCCCGCGAACTTCCCGCTGCCCTTCTTGTTCAGCGCGGGCAGCATCCAGTTGTACGACACCATCATCGCGGCCTTGTCGGACGAGACCGCGCGCTGTGCCTCGTCGAACGCCCAGTTGAGGCTGTTCTTCGGCGCGCTCTTCTCGTACATCGCGATGTACGCCGAGAGCGCCTTGCGTCCCTCCGGGGTGTCGAGGGTGACGTTGCCGCTGTTGTCGTGGATGCGCCCGCCCTCGGCGAACAGGAAGTTGCCCCACTCCTCGAAGACCTTGTAGCCGCGCTGTGGCTGCATGGCGATGCCGGCGCGCTTCGCCGTGGTGAGCTTCGCGGCCGCGGCCTGCAGCTCGGTCAGCGTCTTCGGCGGCTCGATCCCCTCGGCCGCGAACAGGTCCTTGCGGTAGACGAGACCGAGCGCGTAGTTGTAGAACGGCACGCCGTACGTGTGGCCGTCGACCTCGTTGATCGACCGCAGCGGCTCGGCGAAGTCGTCGTACGCGTAGCCGTCGGTGTTGTCGACGCGGCCCTCGAGCGGTTCGAGGAACCCGGCCTTCGCGAAGTCGTACATCCAGGGGTTGTCGACGACCACGAGGTCGTACGTGGGCTTCGGCGCCTGGAACGACGCGACGAGCTTGTCCCTGATCTGGTCGTACGTCAGCGTCTGGATCTCGACCTTGATGCCCGGGTACTCCTTGGTGAACTCGGGCACGAGCTCCTTGACGATGTCGCTGTCGGGCACGCCCTCCATGAGCAGCCGCACCGTGCCCTTGGTGTCCTTCGACACCGCGCCCTTGGTGCTCGTCTCCTCGGGTGCCTGCCCACCGCCGCCGACGCAGCCGGCGCCCAGCGCCACCGTGGCGGCCAGCGCGGTCACGACGGTCGCGACGCGACGCGTCCCGCTTCTCGGTGTGGTTGCCTTCATGCCCCACTCCTGTCCTCGTGCGTACCGGCGCCCGCGGGTGCCGGTCAGTCCATGTAGGCGCCCCCGTTGACCGCCACGGCCTCACCCGTGACGAAACCCGCGTCGTCACCGGCGAGGAACGCGACGACGCGCGCGACGTCCTCGGGTTCCTCGAGGCGGCGCAGCGGCGTGTCGTCGAGCATCATGCGGCGGACGTCGCCCTCGCCCACGCCGCGCAGCGCTGCCTCCCAGCCGAGCTCCCGCTCCTGCATCGAGGTGCTGACGTAGCCGGGGCACACGCTGTTGACGCGGATGCCGTACTCGGCGAGCTCGTACGCCATCGCCTGGGTGAGCCCGACGACGCCGAACTTGCTGGCGACGTAGTCGGCGAGGAACGGCACCCTGCCCTGCTTGCCGGCCATCGACGCGACGTTGACGATCGCGCCGGGACGCCCGAGCGCGACCATCGCGCGGGCGGCGGCCTGTCCGGCGAAGAAGACACCGCGCAGGTTGACCGCCAGCGTGCGGTCGTACGCCTCCTCGCCGGCGTCGAGGAAGCGCTGCATCGTCGAGACACCGGCGTTGGAGACCCAGACGTCGAGTGCGCCGTGCTCGGCGGCGACGGCGTCGGCCAGCGCCCGCGCGGCGGCCGCGTCCGTGACGTCGAGGGAACGCGCGCTCGCGTCGGCGCAGGTGTCGGCCGTGCGCTGTGCGGCGATCTCGTCGAGGTCGGTCGCGACGACGTGGGCGCCACGCTCGCTCAGCGTCCGCGCGATCGCCGCGCCGATGCCGGAGCCTGCGCCGGTCACCACCGCGATCGGTGTACTCATTCCCTGCTCCTCGCCGCCAGTCGGTGGGACGTGTCACGCAGCCGGTCCTGGAGATCGAGGTACATCTGGTACCCCTCCTCGTACGCGGTCTCGCCCGTCGGCTCGACGGGGGAGCCGAGCCGCACGACGCCTGCGCCCTCGGCCCAGTCGGAGAACACGCCGGTGCCCACGCCGGCCGCCGCCGCCGCACCCAGCGCGGCACCGGGGTGGTCGGTCACCGGGTAGAGCGGCCGGCCGAGCACGTCGGCGAGGATGCGCTTCCACAGCATCGACCTGCTGCCGCCGTTGGTCACGCGGCCGAGGCCGAGCCGCACCCCGCGCTCGGCGAAGATCTCGGTGTGCTGGCGGAAGCCGTACGCGATGGCCTCCAGGCACGACCGGTAGACGTCGGCGCGGTCGTGGCCGAGGTGCAGCCCGACGAACGAGCCGCGCAGGTCGGGGTCGTGCAGCGGCGACTTCTCGCCGAGGAAGTACGGCTGGCAGACGAGCGAGGCGGCCGCGCGCTTCTCCGCCTCCTTGTCGAGCAGCTCGAGCGAGACGTCGCCGACGAGCCGCTGCACCCAGCGCAGCATGCTGCCGCTGGTGGCCATGCAGCCGTTGGGCAGCCAGCGTCCGGGCACGGGGTGTTCGTCGAGGTACAGCCGTGGGTCGAGGAGACGGTCGACGGTCACCGCGAGGATGTCTCCGGCGCCGCCGAGCTTCACCAGCCAGTCGCCGGGATCGGTGAGGCCGGCGGCGTACGCGGACAGCACGTGGTCGGCGCCGCCGACGACGATGGGAGTGCCCGCCGCGAGGCCGGTGGCCTCCGCGGCGGCCGCGCCGACGGCGCCGACCACGCTGCCTGGTCGTGCCGGAGACGGCAGCTTCTCGGCGGAGACGAGGGCGGCGTCGACGACCACGCCGGCCAACTCACCTTCCAGCGTGTAGAGCCCGCTCTCCAACGCCCAGTTGGACTCGACGTGCACGTCGGCGCCGAGCGCGCGGGCCAGCCAGTCGTACGACCCGAGCACGGCTGTGGTGCGCCGCCAGATGTCGGGCTCGTGCGTTGCGAGCCACACGAGCGTGGG
It encodes:
- the ugpC gene encoding sn-glycerol-3-phosphate ABC transporter ATP-binding protein UgpC; this translates as MATVTLEKVTKRYGDVEAVRDLDLDIDDGRFTVLVGPSGCGKTSTLRMVAGLEPVTSGRVWIGPTDVTRLEPKDRDVAMVFQNYALYPHLTVRENIAFPLRARALSRTEVDRRVGDAARSLGIEALLGRKPRALSGGQQQRVAIGRAIVRQPHVFLFDEPLSNLDAKLRVEMRTELARLQRELGTTALYVTHDQEEAMTLSDEMVVLRDGEVAQRGAPADLYARPVDVFVAGFVGSPRMNLVKADAGDGTVHVGAARIERAGVPSGPVTVGVRPEDVLVGAAASAPDLRARVELVELLGPRAIVTLDADGMTLTAVVEARHLDGVHEGVTVPVTLSRDDLHLFGPDDRRLEDS
- a CDS encoding ABC transporter permease subunit; the encoded protein is MTRRSPAGSIVRVAFLVLAVLVVALPFAWLALGSLKTSDALNDPTAVTFAPTLDNWRAVLSQGVLGAALRSLEVGLVTVALSLLVGTMGAYAISRYKAGGRLSRFGILAAQVLPPAVLAFPFLAFAYTLRLNDTLVAVMAAHLSFVLPVVTWFLIGFFDAVPKELEEQALVDGYGRFAAFRKVVLPQVLPGVGAAGIFGFVLSWNDLFYALILAPGNAATLPVSIAGFNTFRGVELGAMCGAIIVSVVPVLVVSALVQRRLVRGISGGAVKY
- a CDS encoding ABC transporter permease subunit — encoded protein: MSFRYRMLLPLVALFLAVVGYPLVNSFYLSLTDYKITDRANLSVVGGRQYVDALTDQGFWGAFGNTAVFVLVAVTVELVVGLALALALQRQRRLRNLTRGLLLAPMFVTPIAVGLLFRFLLNSQLGVVPAVLGSLGVSYDFFGSGKALLTIALIDAWQWTPFMVLLLLAGLESLPSAPFEAARVDGASAWYTFRRVTLPMLRPVVAVAVLIRGLDALKVFEYVYATTRGGPGTETQTLQYYVYQTGIQFFRMGEASAMGYLVLAVVLVAVIVLFLRIDRQRAA
- a CDS encoding extracellular solute-binding protein; translation: MKATTPRSGTRRVATVVTALAATVALGAGCVGGGGQAPEETSTKGAVSKDTKGTVRLLMEGVPDSDIVKELVPEFTKEYPGIKVEIQTLTYDQIRDKLVASFQAPKPTYDLVVVDNPWMYDFAKAGFLEPLEGRVDNTDGYAYDDFAEPLRSINEVDGHTYGVPFYNYALGLVYRKDLFAAEGIEPPKTLTELQAAAAKLTTAKRAGIAMQPQRGYKVFEEWGNFLFAEGGRIHDNSGNVTLDTPEGRKALSAYIAMYEKSAPKNSLNWAFDEAQRAVSSDKAAMMVSYNWMLPALNKKGSGKFAGEFGLAPFPGGHQVLGSWSWSIPANSATSDASWAFVSWLTSKQGEKQRVLAGGAPVRTSVLSDAEVREQGGAEYYDTVRELLENSSPLSEGANGEEMIQAVGTELNSAVAGKKSPAAALKAADDEAKKIRDE
- a CDS encoding SDR family oxidoreductase; this translates as MSTPIAVVTGAGSGIGAAIARTLSERGAHVVATDLDEIAAQRTADTCADASARSLDVTDAAAARALADAVAAEHGALDVWVSNAGVSTMQRFLDAGEEAYDRTLAVNLRGVFFAGQAAARAMVALGRPGAIVNVASMAGKQGRVPFLADYVASKFGVVGLTQAMAYELAEYGIRVNSVCPGYVSTSMQERELGWEAALRGVGEGDVRRMMLDDTPLRRLEEPEDVARVVAFLAGDDAGFVTGEAVAVNGGAYMD
- a CDS encoding carbohydrate kinase, which translates into the protein MRDLLLGVDLGTTSTKLVVVEPGRGVLAADSLPVELHSPRAGWAEADTREWWSNVCALVPRVAKQAGIPASDIGAVAASGMVPAVVPVDAEGRALRRAILQNDARAVDEIDQLAARLADTDLLALTGSALTQQSVAPTLVWLATHEPDIWRRTTAVLGSYDWLARALGADVHVESNWALESGLYTLEGELAGVVVDAALVSAEKLPSPARPGSVVGAVGAAAAEATGLAAGTPIVVGGADHVLSAYAAGLTDPGDWLVKLGGAGDILAVTVDRLLDPRLYLDEHPVPGRWLPNGCMATSGSMLRWVQRLVGDVSLELLDKEAEKRAAASLVCQPYFLGEKSPLHDPDLRGSFVGLHLGHDRADVYRSCLEAIAYGFRQHTEIFAERGVRLGLGRVTNGGSRSMLWKRILADVLGRPLYPVTDHPGAALGAAAAAGVGTGVFSDWAEGAGVVRLGSPVEPTGETAYEEGYQMYLDLQDRLRDTSHRLAARSRE